The following nucleotide sequence is from Salinispirillum sp. LH 10-3-1.
TGCCATCGCAAACGCCACTACGTCGCCGTTATCCACCGCTACCCAACCCCGACCACTGCCGGTGAGCATGTCTGGCAGAGACTCCGGCGTAATACCGCGTTCCGCCAGTTGTTCATACGACAGGTGGTTCTCACGCACACTGGTGCGCACCTCAAACATCGCTGTTACATCACTCGCCGTGGCGATTCTAATTTCCATTGACTCTTCCGATGGTAAGTGGGAACGCAGTGACAGGTGGTGGGTTGTCAGTCATAAAAGGTTCCTCACCCACTGCGAGCGCCGCTTGAGAGCACGGTGGTCGCAGTGCTTTTGACTGCCAAACTGGCGGGATTGTATGATTAACTCTCGACTTGGCGAAAACGGCGGTACGCTAAATACCGCCACCCTTTCTCCAGCGGCCCCTGCCCATACTTTTGCTGCCAAAAGTTAGCGAACCACAGTTGCAAAACAGTTAACGCAACAACCAAACTCAGCAGCTCAGGTCGGCCGAGCTGCCCCCAATACTGAGGCACCAACCAAACAAAAATCAGATATGTCAAAACGCTCTGAGAAATGTACAGCGTAAACGCCATCTTCCCGGCATTTTTCAGCAGACGAACCAACACATTGCCGCTGGTAGCCGCCAGCACCAACAAAGAACAATACCCGATGGCAGACAACAAACCCGTCAGCATCATCAATAACATCGTGGCGAAACCGACGTCCGAACTGTAACCGATCTCCGCGCGCAATTGCTGAACCCACCAACCCAGCACTAAACCCAACACTAAACTGGCCAAGCCCCAAGGTATGAAACGGCTCTGATGGAAGAAACCTTTCTTATAAAGCAGAATGCCGATCAGCATCAAACCCGTGTTGTGCCAAAGGGCAGCTGCCGGTATGAATAGCAAGAACTGACCAAACTCAACGGCTTGAGCTATCAACCGGTCAGGGTAACTCGTCCACGTCTGCTGTAACGCCGACAAGGCTTCAGGGCTCAACGGCACCTCGGACATGACCATCGGCACGCCCTTAAAAAATACTGCCGCAACCAATGAAAGCATCAGCAATTGGCCCAAGACCAAAAACAACAGCGCTAGACCAAACTGCTTTTTGTTGCTCATACCCAGCAGCCAAACCAATAGAAAGCCGCAGCATGCATAGAGCGTTAAAATATCGCCAACGAAGACCAAAAACCCGTGCAACAGCCCGAACAACAACAGCCAGCGTAACCTTGAAAACAGCCGAGCACGCGCCGGAAGATCTTTTGCTAAAGCACTTTGATACTGAATATACAGCCCCACACCAAACAACAGGCTGAACATCGACATGAACCGGCTCTCAAATACCATGCTCTGCATTTGATACAGCGGCATTTCTAAAGCAGACAGGCCCTCTCGCCAAAAGGGGCTGTAATAGGCTTCTATCGGCGTTGCCATCGCCATAATATTCATGAAAAGAATACCTAAAATGGCAACACCACGAATTAAATCCAAACTCTCTATGCGCTCCGACATTACGCTCTCCCTATTCGAATTTTAAGTATCATACGCCAGTACCATGGCGTAAATCCCTGAATCAGCTAAACAACGACTTGCCTTCCAAAATGACTCTACCCTCGCCGGCCGGCTTAACCGCACAGGCCACCAGCTTTTGCGCCAGTTGCTTGGCTTCAATAGGGCGAATACTGGCG
It contains:
- a CDS encoding DUF418 domain-containing protein, which codes for MSERIESLDLIRGVAILGILFMNIMAMATPIEAYYSPFWREGLSALEMPLYQMQSMVFESRFMSMFSLLFGVGLYIQYQSALAKDLPARARLFSRLRWLLLFGLLHGFLVFVGDILTLYACCGFLLVWLLGMSNKKQFGLALLFLVLGQLLMLSLVAAVFFKGVPMVMSEVPLSPEALSALQQTWTSYPDRLIAQAVEFGQFLLFIPAAALWHNTGLMLIGILLYKKGFFHQSRFIPWGLASLVLGLVLGWWVQQLRAEIGYSSDVGFATMLLMMLTGLLSAIGYCSLLVLAATSGNVLVRLLKNAGKMAFTLYISQSVLTYLIFVWLVPQYWGQLGRPELLSLVVALTVLQLWFANFWQQKYGQGPLEKGWRYLAYRRFRQVES